The genomic region TCAGTAAGTTTGATTTAACTACCCGTAAGCGGGCAATCAGTCGGGCCGAATTGCGGCTACTGGAGGCTCTGCCCACCACCGACAACCGGGCGGGCAAGGCAAAGGATGCCTTTCTATTTAGCTATTACTGCGGCGGCATCAATTTCGTGGACTTGGCCCAGCTACGCTGGCGGGATTTGAGCGGCCCGGCTGACGCGCAACGGCTCGACTACGTACGGCAAAAGACTGGTGGCAAATTCTCGGTAAAGCTATTGCCCCCGGCCGCTGCTATTATTGCCCAATACCATCCCCTCACCTATACCGGGCCAGAAAGCTACGTGTTCCCATTCCTCACCATGCAGAAGCACGACACGCCCGAAAAACGCCTAGTGCGATTGCAAAACGTGTTGGGCTGGGTCAATAAGAGCCTGAAACTATTAGGGGAACAAGCTGGCATCAGCACCCCGCTTACCACGTATGTGGCTAGGCATTCCTTTGCGCAGACACTCAAACTAGGCGGGGCGCAAACAGGTATTATCAGCCAGGCAATGGGGCATAAGTCCGAAGCAGTAACGGCTATCTATCTTGACTCCTTCGGCTCCGATCTGGTAGATTCAGCATTCGAGCACCTTCTATAGTTAGCTGCTATGAACTACTATCAGGAACAACAGCAATACATTCAATCTCTTTTCTCCGACACGCATCGGGCAGAGCTTATAAGCTTATATGGAGAGGAGGATACAAATAGCTATTTAGATAGCTTAAGAAAAGACGAGGCGAAGCAGATAAGACTATTCAGAGAATCGAAGGCCCGCCAATTTGAGCAGCAAACAATGAAGGACTGCGATGAAACTGACCCTTTTTACTGGAGTCGGGTGGTTCAAAATGCGGCCGGCAGCTTCATACAAGAAAGAGTAGTGCCGCCGCCATACGGCAGAGCATACCAGTATGTATTCGTAGACACGATTCTGAACGGCTTAGGGGAGAGGATATATCAGTACCTAAATGATACATTTATCGGTGATGAGTGCGATAGGCAATATGTACAAGAGTTACTTGACATGATGGTTACTACAGGCTTTTTTAATGATGATATTGCTATAAGATTTCATAGTGGCGGTGATGGAGGTATCGAGCAGTGGGAAGCAGGGCAAGGTGAAAGGATTGTCAATATCAAAGTAGATGACAAACCATTACCTAGGTTATTCCTTGGCAGAGCTAGAAATATAGTCCGCGCTGACATTGTGCGCCGCTGGATATCTGATAAAGAGAAATCAGCACCTCAACGAGTTAGCCATAGGGCTAAAGCGCCTCTTACTCACAAGAGAGTGGCCTTGCTTGTGTTTCTATTGGGGAAATCTATTAGCAAGAATAATGCAGCGGCAGTTGCTAACGAATATGGATTAAACCCTGCCCCCGGCACTCCAGGAAAGCTCTATGATTATTGGGAAAAGTGGTGCACTAATGATAAGCTGAAGGCTGTGCACAGCAGCAGAGTGGCAAAAGCACTGATAAGAGACATTGAGGCAATAATACCAAATCTAATTGCTGAGCAACAGCAAGTTGAGGCACAGGAGCTAATGCTATATATCCAAGATAACCAGTCATCAAATTAGAAAACTAGTTTAAACCAGTTACGCCAATTAGCATCGGCAAACTTTGATCTATCGCCAGTGAATAGCAGGTAACGAAGCCTGCTATAAAGTAGCGCTAGGTAATGAATAACCCATTTGCGACCCTAGAAGAGTGGCTTCGCCGTATCGAAGCGAACCAAAACGAGTTGCTCCAACGGCTGAATGCTCCCCAACCCAACCTGCCCGAAGTTGGTGGGATTGAACTGGCCTGTGAGGTGCTACGACTAAGCAAGCCACGTATATACGCTCTTGTTTCAGAGCGAAGCATTCCGCACATGAAGCGAGGTAACCGCTTGACGTTCAGTCGTAGCGAATTATTGAATTGGGTCAAGGCAGGCAGTCGGCAAGTATCTGCGCAATGAGTAATAAGCGCAAGTCTGCAACTACTCCTGAGTTGCTCCACACTATTGGGCAGGCAGTGCAACATGAGCAGGAAATGGAAACTCATGTGCATAGGGAAAGTGCCCCCAAACGCGAAAAACAACGGCCGCCGCACTCTCATTTAGCCACCATCTTGGCCGGAGAGAAACGAATAGGCGAGTTAGCAAAGCAGCCCATTATAGGCGTGCTGCCATTCATTCGCCAGTACGAGGAGCCTATCTTCTTTTCTCGCTCTATTAACCTGCTACAAGGGCAAACCGGAGCGCACAAGAGCAGGGTAGGCGAACTGATAAGCGCCGTTGTCATTGCCCAGGATGCCCCCATTTGCGACAATCTTGGCTTTGTTCGCTCGCGCGAGTTGCCGCAAGAGTACACCCTAGTGTATGTGGATACGGAGCGAAACCTAGCCAGCGAGTCTCCCGCAGCCGTGCAACGCATCAAGGAGTGGGCGGGCTATAACAGAGTAGATACGGTGCCGCACTTTCGCTTTATCTCGCTGCAAGGTATAGCCAGGGCAGAGCGGTTTGACGCGCTAACCGAGTTTCTAGAATATGCCCGAGGCACCATTCAGACGCATATTGTAGTGGTCATCGATGTGCTTTCTGATTGCGTCAACGACTTCAACGACCCGAAGGATAGCCTGTTGCTCTCTGACTTGCTCAATCAGGCGATCAATACGTTTGACGTGACGTTTATCGGCATCATCCACGAAAACCCAGGCACCACCAAAGCACGGGGGCACTTAGGCACAGAGATTAGCAACAAGTCTAGTACCGTTGTACAGGTCGGCTATATCAAGCAGGCAAGCGGCGAAGCTACTGAGGTAATAGAATTGCGCTACATCAAACGCCGACATGGCAAACGCAATCTAGTAACCCATGCCCGATTTGACGAGGCTACAAAGCAATTGGTGAAGGCTACGCCACAGGCAGTAAAAGAGGCGCGGAGCCAACGTCAACGGGTTGCTACGCAGGATATGATACAGCCCGCACTCCTAAAGGCTCTTGCCAATGGTCCATTGGAACAGGGCAAGCTCGTAGCCCAGCTATGTGATGAGCTGAAAGCTAGCGGTCGTACAATGCGAGAGCGTTTAAAGGAGCTAGATGGTTCTACTCTCTCAAATGAAGGCGGGCAATCAATCCGTCTACGAAGCACGAAGGATGGCCGGTCAACAAGGTACCAGCTTACGTCGGCTCCAAATACCACTACTCCGGAATAGTGGCATAGTGGCAACTCCTTATAGGGGCTTTGCCAGTTGCCACAATCAACACACAGCCGGATAAATAGTGGCAACTGGTAAATAGAGTATATGCTTTTGCCACTATGCCACTATCGTACAAGCCCCTAACGGTGCGGCAGTCAGCAATCCTTGACGCTAGGCGCTGTGCCTTGTCGAATGCTCCCTTCGGTCCGCTTCGACCCCCTCTAAAAACTTGTCTTAATTGCTGGAAGAACGGTTTTTATCATATCGTAAACCGCAGCGGAGCGGAGGTTTATGATGCCCAGCGGCGAGCGTCGCTTCGTGCTGATGTTGTTTAGTCCGCACCAGTAGCACCCCGGCTACACACCACCCCAACCCCTGTATTTACTCACCCCCGTAGGCGCCCAAACAGGGCACCCCGGCCAAACCATGCCCTTATGTATGTACTTCCCAATGTCCCCACCATCAAATACAACGGTTGCACCTACTACCAAATTCAAGAGGCTCACGACTACTATGTAAGTACGTGCGGCTTTGTCTACTCAACACTTGCGGGCCGTCTCCTCAGTGGGGGCACGCACGGAGGTTATCGACAAGTATGGCTGAAGCTGAATAATGGGACTGAAGCATGGCGAGACGTTCACCGACTCGTAGCAGAGCGCTTCTTGCCCAACCCCGACAATAAGCCGTGGATAAATCATATATCCGGAAAAAAGGACCAGAACGAGGTCGGCAATCTTGAGTGGTGCACTCCGAGCGAGAACACCCGGCACGCCTACGCTACGGGACTACTGAAAGCCAGACACGGCGCCGAACACCACAACTACGGCAAACAATACAGCGAAGAAACCAGGTCTAAAATGGCTGAGGCAAAGCTAGGTGAGGCGCACCCTAAGTTTAAGGGCTGGTACATCACCCCGGCCGGCCGCTATCCTTCGGCCCGAGCCGGCGCCGAGGCCAACGGTACCTACCCCAAGCAGGTGGATAGATGGTGCAAGGGCGGCAAGATGAAAGCTCGGGGATGGGATTTTGAGCCGGCCCAACAGGCACCCGCAATGGCCCAGGCGGCCTAGTCTTTCTCATGGACACGCCTGTTTTGCTGCCCTGCCCGTGGTGTGGCGCCCCGGCTGCCGTCGAGGTGTGCTGCCCACCGTCACCTTACGAGGCGGCACCTACTGAATACTTTATCAGCTGCTCCCACGAGGGCGCGGGGTGCCCGGCAAACTTGGTATTTGTTGGCCCCTGTACCACGCTAATAAAGGCTGCTAGGCGGTGGAACACCCGCGCGACGCCGAGTCAGTAGCGGTAATTTTCAGAAGCGAGTGAGCTGCACACAGCCAATAGGCAATTCAGCCCCTTTCACCCCCTCCACCACCGCCGATAAGGTAGGCGGTGCCCTACCTCAAGCCGTATAAATTCCCCATGTCCAACGTGTTCAAAATCAACACAGAAGAATGGATTGTGCGGGCGCTAGTTAGTGAGCCAGTGCGCAAAAGCACAGCCGCGAAGCACGGTCTACGCCCTAGCCATTTACAGGCCCTGATGGCTCTCTATTCACTGACTCAGCGCGAAATGATAGCCGTTACCCCCGGCGAATTGTACGCCAGCACCCCGACTAGCCCAACGCTGCTACGCTCCTACGTTTGGGTGTTGGTGCTGAAGGGATTCGTGCAACGGAGCCGAGATGCCAGGGGCCGCGCGCGGCTTAGCCTAACGGTAGCGGGTAAGCTATTAATGACTGAGCACGCTCGTAAATTGAAACGGGCGGCCGAGCGCTACCTAGCAGCATAGTAGCTCGTAGCGAGTAAGCTACCGCTTTGGACCCTTAACAAAAATAAGCGTACTCACGCCGCTTCTGTCCTGTCCAGGAATCATGCCTTGCATAGAGTAACCTTCCTGATAAAGTTTAGCAATCACTTTTTGATAATGCACGGCAGCAGCCGATATCCGATCATCGCCAGCCCCGCCTTGAAATTCAGTTTCCTCCGGCTCTTTGCTACCTCGAGCTATTGACAGGAAGACACTCCCTTGACGCTCTTCTACTCTAACAATAATAACCTGAGGCGCCACTGCCTGCGCCAATACCGGCGAGCTACCCAGCACCAGCAGGCAGCCCACCATAAAGAATAGCTTTTTCATAGCGGCCAAGGTACGCACAGGCGTTAGCGCTACCTAGCACAGTGGCAAGTAATGAGCGAGGTATACGCAGAGGCTTAGCCTACACTTTAGGGCCTACCCTCTACTCATCCAAAACCGAATCCCAGAACCGGGTACCCTCGATAAGACGCCCCACCGGCCTAGCCGACTTGCTATCCCACACCACCGAGCCCCCAGGTACAGGCAGAAGCAAAATCTGAAAGCGGCCTAGTTACTTGCCG from Hymenobacter aerilatus harbors:
- a CDS encoding helix-turn-helix domain-containing protein produces the protein MNNPFATLEEWLRRIEANQNELLQRLNAPQPNLPEVGGIELACEVLRLSKPRIYALVSERSIPHMKRGNRLTFSRSELLNWVKAGSRQVSAQ
- a CDS encoding MarR family winged helix-turn-helix transcriptional regulator, translated to MSNVFKINTEEWIVRALVSEPVRKSTAAKHGLRPSHLQALMALYSLTQREMIAVTPGELYASTPTSPTLLRSYVWVLVLKGFVQRSRDARGRARLSLTVAGKLLMTEHARKLKRAAERYLAA